The Mobula hypostoma chromosome 5, sMobHyp1.1, whole genome shotgun sequence region cagagagtccagttccatccccacaacatcactggccttacgaatgagtttgttgattctgttaatgtctgctaccctcagcctgctgccccagcacacaacagcaaacatgatagcactggccacaatACTTTTCAAAAGTATTACAGCTATGTAAATGGATACAAACACTTTGAAGCTCGCatattcaatattttgggttagattatttctatttatttttatattactGCATAAATAGTTTATGAACATTTCTACTAATGCAAAATTAGAGGCTAGAGTGTCAACCAATCAAATTTCACAcaaggatttagaatgtaagaTTGCTGATTTGGCATGAGAATAATCTTTTTGCAAATCTGAAGTGCTTTGAGGTTTTTTTGTCTACTTAGAGATTTCTTGCAAATGGATTTAGTAATTGGTGAACAACTTTTGGCATACATATATTCTGGTGTGCAAGCTCACATTTCAGTAGACCTCTATTCAAAACAATAGACATTGTCAATCCAATTACCCACATTTTTTAGCCTGCAGATACAAGCTAAAGTATTTTTCTTTATTGTGAAGAAGTTGGCAAATCAGAGCTAGGTAAGTAAATTAATTCAGAAGACATTTCTCATTGGTGAATGGAATTAATCATTCATTTTACAATTTATATATAAAATGCATTTTCTTAAACTTTTTCAAAGTTTGTTGTTCTAGGTTGATAACCATTATCAGTAACAGAAATTGAAAGGTACAGTAGTTACtcatataaattaaatattgcattGCCAATAGCTTGAATGAGCTAATACATTTGCCAGATTATAATGATCTGttgtaaaataaaattgtttaattttcagtTCAATTCCATGAAAACTGTTTGACAACACAGCTGTTTCCTGACGAATGTATGCTTTATTGATTTAAACATAATTTTAGGCATTTATACGTAATTGAAAGGAATGGAGATTATATAGTGGAACTTCAATCAGATCTCTGAAACCGTGATTCCaaaatgctgacattggagaagataAGAGTCTTGTCAATGAAGTAACTACAAGATATGAACAAGTATAATTATTAAAGTACACATTTCAATGAACAATATAATCCTGATATGGCCAGTCAGAAACTCACTGGGTGTTAATGAGTTGGGTTCCTATATGAAATTGATCAGGAAATAAAAGGTACAGTTTTAATTTTAGGTTTAGATTTAGAAATACAgcccagtaacaggcccttcagatccAATGAGCACttgctgcccaattacatccagGTGACCAGCTATCCTACTAATCCACatatatttggaatatgggagtacccagaggaaacccacacagtcacaggaagaatgtacgaattccatacagacagcagtggaattgaagccAGGTTGCTATGCTACAGTGCTACCCCCATTTtaactttaggaacagcttctcgcCCTCcgccatgagatttctgaattgtccatgaactcatcaacactgttcctcttttgcactatttactatttatttaattttaatgcactgtactgctgccacaaaaaaaaaacaaatttattccatatgtcagtgatagtaaacttgattctgatttatcAAAACTATTTGGTCTCAGTGACCAAAAATTATCTGAAGCAAAGGACAACCAAGAACAAATATACTAGACAACAAAGTTTTTGCTACCTGAACACTTTAGGGGTATCTTATGGACCTTGGGCTGCTGATCTTGAAAATCATCATGAAATTTACCTATCACATAGCAGTTTTTTGAAATcgtctatatttgttatttcattcttttttttttctttttcaattctttttagtttcataaaaatatacataacatggtagtagtacaaagttattgggaatacattgttataattaacatgagtgattataaagccagataacacttaaatgataaaactcccaatcatataggatacaaatgaataatataaaacaaagaaaaatatccttAAAAAAGTCATGATAAaggaaaccccccccccaaaaaaaactaatctaaacagaagctaaaaaaaaaagacctAGGCTGTTTTGTAACATCATAAAAAAagggagaaaagaaaaccttagtgtcaacGACTCCGTTCCCCTCaaccaacattacagagaagtaaagcaagtttggaaatggtcagattacatcatatgaaaatgctgaataaatggcctccaagtcttttcgaatttaatggaggggtcataaacaacacttctaattttttccaaatttaaacacaacatagtttgagaaaaccaatgaaatatggtaggaggattaatcaatttcaattcataattcaagtcaattaaaattttgccaacaatataagctgaaaagttttaaTCTTGGCCTGGGCTCACTTAGGATGCTGTATGACAAACAGGTTTTAGAAAAAACAAAACATTGGCTCtggaggaggtagctgaagacgCTATTGACACACAAGCCAGGAACGGAAAATGATACTGATACTGATATAGATTTGGAATCCTTTACGTTAAGTGAGCCAAATTTGATAACTCGATCTGAGTTAAATGACGTGGTCAGAGACTTAGGtgtgtcaaaggcaaaagcagaattactgggttcaatactgcaaggatggaatctgctgtcaccaggcacaaaaatttctttgaaggatttcaatatttgagacaggTGTTtgccagaataactgatgccaagattaaggaaggtatttttgttggtccgcaaatcaaacaggtcatcaatgacaggcaattcaaataACTTCTAGTGAAACTGGAGAAAAATCACATGCAAGACATTCAAggttgttgttgaaaattttcttggcaactccAGAGCACCAAACTTCATGCAGCTGGtcaacaacatgcttcaagcatataaaagtatgaagtgcaacatgtcactaaaaattgattttctgcattcccatttacacttcttccctggaaatcttggcactgtcagtgacaagcatggtgaaaggtttcaccaggacattgcaatcatggagaaatggtatcagggcaactggaatccatcaacgctggctgattattgttggacatttgTGCAGAAAaaacctcagacactgagtacaagtgaaaatcatcaacaaaatattttagcttagttgaacaatTGCAAACTGTTTGCACTGTTATGCCATTTAAATGCATtatgtgttgttaagaaggcgaatggtgtgttggccttcatcaaccacgggattgagttcaagagccgtgaggtatgTTAGGGCGATAGAAGGCCTTagtgaggccccacttggagtactgtgttcagttctggtcacctcattacaggaaggatgtggatgctatagagagagtgcagaggagatttataaggatgttgcctggattagagagcatgcattatgagaacaggttaagtgaacttggccttttctccttggagcaaaagaggatgaggggtgacctgatagagatgaggagaggcattgatcgtgtggatagccaaaggctttttccccagggctgaaatggctaacacaggggggcatagttttaaggtgcttggaagcaggtacaagggggatgtcaaagctaagtttttccacacagagtgtgatgggtgcatggaatgtactgccagcgatggtggtagaggaggatacaataggatcttttaagagcctcttagatagatacatagaaaaatagagagctatgcagtAAGGACATTCTAGgaagcttctagagtaggttacgtggtcggcaccttattgtgggccgaagggcctgtaatgtgctgtaacttttctatgttctatattcaataaaagttagtttcttgtttctccaaaatcCTACATTTTACAGTAGTCTTGCAATTATATTTGTCTTCAGCTTTAAGTGCTCTAtcacaaacaaacaaaaattctGAGGAGGTAACACTTTAGAAAAAAAATGTTGTCCAGTGTAGCAGGCAGATCACTGGGTGTCTACACCTTCAAGCTCCAGTCTCCTCTGGAATCCTGGCTCACAGCACTTCATAATTGAGGCACTTGCTGGGAATTTTCTCCATATTAGTGGATTGCTAACTGATTACAGTAGATTAACAGAAATCCGAAATAAAAGCTTTATGATTTTTGTAAACATTGCTTTTGGTTGTTCCTCTGTTCCAGGAGAGCCTAATAATCCATTATCTTGCATAACTTGGGCTCTTTCAATGCTTGGCAATTCATGAATTTAATGTACATGAGAAATTAATGTTTTTATAGCTTATTAATTCAGAAAATGACAATTTCATACTTGTTATTTTTGGTTTTCAGGGAACCATTCACAAGATAAACTTGGACTCAGAACCTTTTCAGGTAGGATTTTGGATCCTGACCCTGGTGAATATATCGATCTTGAAGGGAAAATTGAAGATGAGGGTTCGGGCCAATATGATGGAAGCGGACTCGGAGGAGGATTTGGATTGGATGCAAATAGATCCGATGTGCTCAGTAAAGGCTCCAAGAAACTCCAATTGGTCATCTCTGCCTCAGCAAGAGGATATCTAAGCAGCCAATGGATTACTGTATttatcccctctgtctacaccaTTATTTTTGCAGTCGGGCTGCTTTTCAACTGTACCGCAATCATAACTAttcacttaagaatgaaatttgaCAAGCCAACTATAATTTACATGTTAAATTTGGCCCTGGCAGATTTATTATTTGTGCTGTTGCTTCCATTGAAGATCTCCTACTATATTTCTGGTAATGACTGGAGTTTTGGTTCTTTCCTCTGCCGATTGGTCAATGGCGGGTTTTATGCTTACATGTACTGTTCAGTGTTACTGATGATGTGTATTAGCATTGAGCGATTTATTGCTGTCGTTTTTCCATTAAGATCGTCCTCCTGGAGGAGCCCACAGCGCGCGTTGGGACTTTGCGTCATCATGTGGCTTTTAGCCATTGGTGGTGCAATGCCTCTTTTCTTCATTGAGCAAACAGTGTACATCACTAATCTGAAAATTACAACTTGCCATGATGTGCTTCCCCCCTCTACCCTAAAAAGTTACTTCACCTATTACTTTCCCATTCTGTGTGCTCTTTTCTTTGTCATTCCCCTGGTGGTGACCACAGTCTGTTATGTGGGTGTAATTTCAACCCTCTCTTCAACAACTGTCGCAAGCGAATGTAAGAAAACATCAGCCATCAATTTGGCTGTGATTGTGCTTTCAGTCTTCATTGTCTGCTTTGCACCATCTAATATCATTTTGCTCATACACTATCTTTATATTCAGCATGCAGCAAATGATGCCCTCTACTTTGCTTATATGCTGTGTGTGTGCATGGGCAGCTTGAGTTGTTGCCTTGATCCTCTGATTTATTATTATGCCTCATCGCTGTTCCGGAAGCAGTTTAAGAAtctttttcattcccaggatgttACTAAATCTGGGAGTAGTCAAACAGGATCCAAGAGCTGTAAAACAGCAAATACCCCTCTCAATGATAGTGCCTACAAAAAATTActaatttaaatttattacaGCACTCCCATCTTTTATTTTATTAGAGGTACAGTAAAATATATAAACtatcctctaattttttttagcTTCGTTGTATTTTTATGCtcgttgctttttttttgttttatctaCATCTATCTTGTGATAAAATATGATGTAATTAAAACTTACCAATTTTGGTAATATTTCATTTTGCACATTATATTTGTTGAGTACATTTAGAATATCGTTATCAGCACAATTTCACTACCACTCAGTGTAAATATTGCTTACACACTTTATTGCACATTTCATACAGTTTAATATTAGTTACATGCTTATCTGGATCGTGGGGTTTGATTAAAACCAGCCTCTATACTTCGTTGCTCTTGACCTATACTAGGGGTAGGCGACCTACCCACGAAGATCCGGCCCACGAAGGTATTTTGACTGGCccgcgagcaaatattgggatactatgcttatccggcccgtgagcgatttttccttattctgagtgtttcacgcgaccacactgatggatgTGCATggtgtcttgttacactggccccaggttccgttttgttccaaaccaaacactagTATATatgaatgacgggaaggcagattaccttattaatatgtataaGATACTCTGTGTACGCATAGGTTTTCCAATGGGattgttcaaatttgtaaacagaaacagcgtcactgtgttttaacaagaaatccatgctaaatatccagatatttacatgtactatgatacttgttgaataactcacatttcgaaataaaatcgaagaaaaaaattccaatggcaatgaatgcaaaatgcaggaaggtagacactgagtgccaaaatttccaagacacttggacactagattacttcttcatcgagcaagctgggaaaccagtattttttttttgcgcttatggtccaagaattgagaaaagagttttcatctTGTTTTGCTGATTTTCGCTTGCATGCAATTAAGTTCAAGCTAtttgctactccatttgatgtggaagtggatactgcatcagaaatttttcaaatggaattgattgagatgcagtgtgatgacatattgagattgaaatttcattctgaagatgtgtcagtgcttgaccTCTATAGAAAgtatattcatccaagtgggaagtatccttACTTAATGGACCATACAAataagatggcatcattgtttggcagcacttaactatgtgagcaattattttcaaaaatgaagcacaccaagaaccatttgagaacaagattgactgatgcccatctggataatgtcttgcacttggcatcaacaagtctgacacccaatattgagaagtttcaagcaacaaacagcatcaagtttcacattgatttatcgactctctgcattaaaattttcttttttattatacttaatttgccaccattcaatgcatcatgttcatatgtTTTATGTTTAAAAGGTTCTTTGTggccttttaatagattcaaaagatggtagaaataaattgcaactaaactgagttctttgattactaattagcATCCTTGGTCAAGTACAAATGATTTTCTATCATGTgtaattcattaatttgaggcaaaacataattagatgtatttaaatggataattcccatatttcaagttttttaatgGCATTTATCTGTCCCACCATCTGCTCATTAATatgcgatccggcccacagaggcaaaaaggttgccgacctcTGACCTATACTTTGCTTTGATATTTAGATCTGGTGCCACAGATTTAAATATCCCTGTTCATTGAAAAGCTGTGATCTAattgcttcctcagaaaattAGATTCTGATTTATATGTTTTTCTATAAGTTCATAACTTATCAAAGCACCTGTAGTCAGACATTTTTTTCACACTTATAAGAAATTAAATACAACAGATCTCATGTTATTTTAGTGATGTAGATTAATGTGATCCAGGTAATCTATAACTTCACTTCTGGGATGTAGCCCGTTTGCACTATTCAGGCTTTGTACTGCACCTGCATTCGTCTATGCATTTTGCCTATCACATGCAAGAGAAAACTGAAAATGATGTGCCCAGAAACGGAATTacgttattttttttctgtatgcCAGAGGGATTAAATTTCAATGAAAAGTAATTCTCAGAGGAAATGCATGGGGTTATAGCACCAAGATGTCCACCACATTTCTTCCAGGTTCTCCAAGTACACAGTGCACTGACACACAGAATAATCTGGAgctatgtaaccatataacaattacagcacggaaacaggcgaactcggcccttctagtccatgcagaattcttactctcacctagtcccaccaacctgcactcagcccataaccctccattctcttcctgtccatatagctgtccaagttaactttaaacgacaacatcgaacctgcctcaaccacttctgctggaagctcgttccacacagctaccactctctgagtaaagaagttccccctcatgttacccctaaacttttgccctttaactctcaactcatgtcctcttgtttgaatctcccccactctcaatggaaaaagtctagccacttcaactctatctatccctctcataattttaaatacctctatcaagtcccccctcaaccttatacgttccaaagaataaagacccaacttgctcAGCCTTTTTCATTGATGTAGCAGACCATCAATGTGTATCTAGGTCAATATGTGTGTCGGACAGATGCTATCATCTCCAGAAACCACTGATCTGTTCTTCAGATACCCCCAACACCAGAACTTTTACTTAATCTACCAACTGACCTCACttcccaccaactccccagtcatcatcatcttcttcttttttgttttatggcggttggcaaccagttttcagtgcattaccgccacctgctagacttgtggtgttccaaccaaatatgtcctggagttctctactttaaaCAATCtagttctgtctgtctgtctgtctgtatcttgttttacggcggttggcatccagcttaatggtgcattactgccaccctctgctccagaatgtgcactagacatacattctaaatcccttcacccaatctcacacacacacacctacacttcaccctcccatctttgaccatcctagtatcctattcctgtttatttgtcatattctataaaaaaaaccctgtaccccttaaaaacgctaaaaatacccggacgtgctctctcacccatgcccagcaacccttttaatgtgaattcctgcatccccaactcccttaatttatttctcatcatctctctctgtatcccatacttcctgcaactcagaactacatgttctactgactcctcttcctgacattcctcacacaatcctgtctggtgtttccctatcattttcaatgttttgtttaatgcacagtgccccagccttaacctagtccacacagtttcctctcttctgtttccattacctaccctagtaactgcaacactcttttgtatttgatataaatgcttccctttcccctccctgtcccatctttcttgccacattcggttgactttttccccagattacacacttaacctctgctttactgatactaatgtgcatctccacattttctttctttaacgcccgctttgccaactcatccaccctctcattccccttcacccctacatgtgctggaacccatagaaattttacctgacctccctgatttgcaattcttgtaactaactgaaggacttcataaagtacatcttgccgactgtttgtgtgaaaagaccttaaacttgctagaactgaggatgaatctgaacatatcaatgctttggatggtctggctttctgcacccattgcaacgcaaccaacactgccagcatctccactgtaaacacccctaacttattagatgttcttctgctgattccaatttcttttgctggtattaccaccccaaaccctgtcactcccgTCTCAGGTTCCTTCGCaacatctgtataaatgtgagtataatcactatacttttccatcacatgacagttaaatgcatttaccaaatctgttttatatctttctttcctttttacctctaacaaatgccagtctatgtcaggccatacaagcttccatggagctacaaccggataaactactgaaggacttatcctcagatcaaacactccacattctttcgcgatatcattccctacctgactaaaggtatccctctgaaacctcccattttcccagcactcctgcaacactcctttagtagggtgagaatcattgtgcccctgcaagttagcccagtagtttgccatcagttgcatccttcttagttccaaaggcattattcccatttctacctgtagggctgacactggtgacgttttaaaagccccactgcacactctcaaggcctgagcctgaatcacatccagtttccttataagagacctagctgctgatccatatactacatttccataatccaatacagatcttactaaagccacatacattctcttcaaagctgaacaacttgctccccattccctaccagtcaaacatctcatcacatttattacttttttacatttctcctcaactttcctgatatggtctgcccatgttaatcgtgaatcaaatataactcccagaaatttaaatgatgcaaccctttctaattcaaccccatacatccttaacttcttccctacctcaacccttttcctggtaaaaaatacagtttgagttttatctactgaaaatctacatccccaatcataaccccactccaccacttcatcaattgcttcttgtagtttcctgattatatggtccatgttcctgcctcttttccacaaggccccatcatccgcaaacagtgacctacctatatccactggtacctttgtgaagacatcattgatcataatcatgaaaagtaatgggctaatcacactaccttgaggtgtgccattttccactatgtactgttttgataattctgatccaatccgaacttgaatttttctaccaaacaaaaaatctttaatccaattaaaaactctcccaccaatccccatcttgtgcagtttaattaataatccttccttccacatcatatcataggctttttcaatgtcaaagaacactgccactactgactctctatttgcctgggcctttcttatttcagtctctaacataatcactgagtccatggaattccttccctttctaaaaccactgataacttgccagcattccccttttctcaagctcatatgataacctttctgttatcatcctttccattatcttacatatacttgatgttaatgcaattggtctgtagctagtgggttttgacagatccttgccaggcttccttattggaattactactgcttctttccatgcacttggtaatcttccctcctcccacactctgttagaaaaatgcagcaacttcaagagcgctccttctcctagattttttagcatcacagagcatatcagatctttccctggggaggttggtctcgatctctttattgctctcaccatttctgctaatgtaaatggatcatcaattatatcatctgttccttccctcctgcttaacacacctgggtgttggctcattattctttcccttcttcttctcccttcttcagacaaattttctgaactgtgtatcagtacaaatgacttggccatgacctcagccttatccctactggagactgcagtttcctcctcagataacattactggatattcccattcccttctatctcctcccatcctcttaatcattccccatatctctcccacaggtgttgttcttcctaccttgtcgcaaaaactcctccaacttgcccttttagcttgacgtatagttcttctcaccactgcctgtgctttcttatattgaaccaaatgctgcatattatgggttcttttaactagcctgaatgctctatttctgttttttacagcctgacaacattcctctgtccaccatggtaccagttttctattcatcctatttttactcctaggtatagatccttctgctgccatgataattgctgaagtcacctgactgtttaattcatctacatttccagaaatatcaatctttgtcaacccttcttcactcaacttctggaacttaccccaatcagctttttcaaacacccactttggggttccgccacctggtcttacttcaactctttcacccactgaacacaaaactgggtagtgatcacttgatcactgcctactgttgaagcagtccaaactccccagttactaatgccagccaaggtattagacactaatgtaatatctaacactgactcagttcctgttgttatatctatccttgtgccgctaccatcattcatacacaccaaatccctttcttccatcaaatcttcaattacctttccatttggatctgtaatctgatccccccatattgcgctatgagcattgaaatctgcacaccacactactttatgtctgttttgtccttgtatctttaataggctgtccaaatccaaccttttacatggattgtagtagttaattataaccactccctcccctctctcccacacttccaccactatgtattcctgatcatctcctttctccagtaccctatatggtataccttgcttgattaacatagcacaaccccctcctcccgctagatttctatctttccttatcattgtatacccatataccacaaagtctaaagttggtttcaaccaagtttcctgaatacacactccatccggttttacaaccatttctttaataaagtgcttgaattcctggctattggccagtaagcctcttgcattccattgtaaaagaatcaccataattagtattaaccaacacctgacacttcctggcttgactgattactgaggttctccctcacttcctcccatgtcagtcctactaaccctaaatggtttactgctgcttttaccaccagctgaattttgtcactttttgactttacctcagcagtactattaatcactcctgcaatgaatgttactagagcctttttgtctacataaatcctgtcatttgttctttgttgcatctctcgtatccctattgctccctgttcattaggagcattattctgttctcttgacattcttacagcttctgcataagtgatctttcttttcactcttatttcttgaattttagtctcccatctcacaacctcacacccactatatgcaacattatgagctcctccacaattgcagcattttggttgaactcctgttccgcactttccatattcatgatcacccccacatttagcacatctcctctgctttttacagtttttagccacgtgtccaaacctttgacaattatagcacctcaatggctttggcacatacacccttactgggtaactcatgaaacccaggaccaccttccttggcactctttcttcttcaaattcaatcaatactgattcattttcctttttcactccctcctttgttgttttcagtctttgaacattcattactttccctcctttgatattcctcttgatctcctccatatttatactcattggtatccccgtgatcactcctttacaaccactgttttgtgctcccaccctcccagtgtattccaccttgcattttcctatctcttttagcttgagtgctttctcaagttgttcctcattcgcacatcttaccaataagttgccatcattaaggacttttgcaaatactatttcccctatcttatttgtcagagttgttgttagcacaaacgggttaattttcttcatatgtccctgaagCCTTCTCAtcaaacctaattatgacaacacctcctctctgagcttgttcatcttcctcactttcagagctttctccactatcatttcttattcttttattccctttgtcttggtttttattcatccgacccctcactacctcctcattccctttatttctcccttcacaataatccacctctccccagctgcctacctctggtcccaagtctctatccctctccttctccactttctttccctcaaccccccctcttatcttgtccgccattaccggaccca contains the following coding sequences:
- the LOC134346330 gene encoding proteinase-activated receptor 1-like, giving the protein MPWKVQLVVWVALLPLVAALHSGNHSQDKLGLRTFSGRILDPDPGEYIDLEGKIEDEGSGQYDGSGLGGGFGLDANRSDVLSKGSKKLQLVISASARGYLSSQWITVFIPSVYTIIFAVGLLFNCTAIITIHLRMKFDKPTIIYMLNLALADLLFVLLLPLKISYYISGNDWSFGSFLCRLVNGGFYAYMYCSVLLMMCISIERFIAVVFPLRSSSWRSPQRALGLCVIMWLLAIGGAMPLFFIEQTVYITNLKITTCHDVLPPSTLKSYFTYYFPILCALFFVIPLVVTTVCYVGVISTLSSTTVASECKKTSAINLAVIVLSVFIVCFAPSNIILLIHYLYIQHAANDALYFAYMLCVCMGSLSCCLDPLIYYYASSLFRKQFKNLFHSQDVTKSGSSQTGSKSCKTANTPLNDSAYKKLLI